The window CCCCCAACTCCCCGAATAGCAGAAACAGTCCAGCACCTCTTTTCCCGCAACGATCCCTTTCAGCAGCAGGTGGTTTTCCTTCTGGTCGAGAAAGTGGCCGGTCTTCTGTCCGCTCAGGAGGGATACCTGAAAGGTAAGTCCATGTTCCTCGATCTCGATCCGGTCGGGGATGTCGCCCCGGAGGACCTCCACCCGGTCGTCGAGCCCCTCCAGGCTGCGGACCGCCACGTCGTTCCTGGCTACGATGCCGGCCGGCGACAGGAGTTCCCCGAGTGCGGCAACGATCAGATCGCGCCGTGCATCCATGCCGTAGGAGAGGAGTTGCAGGGAAAGATAGTCGCCGTACTTGTCGACCACCAGTCCGGGGAGGAAGTCTCCTTCGCCGTGCACCAGCCTGAAGGTGGCCATATCCGGATAGAGGGACCGGCGCAGGGCAAGGGCCTGGCGCAGCCGTTCCAGATAAAAGGTGACGGAATCGATGTCGATGCGGCTGCGGGAGAGAAGGCGGGCGGCAATCAGGGAGTGGGGGTTGTAGTAACCGGTGCCGAGAAATTTCCCCGAGGCGGCAAAAATCTCTGCCGCTGCTCCGGGCGCTCGTTCACCGCGGATATTGGCGATCTCGTTGCTGAAAATCCAGGGATGGCCGGAAAGGACGCGCCTCTCCCGTCCCGGCGAGAGTTCAATGCTCACCATGGCTGATGCGCCTCGTACAGGGTAGGCCCACTGTTCACCGTGGCCAGTGGCTGGTAAACTGAAGCCCCCTCTTCAAGAGAGGGCGAGGGATGAGCTGGAATGGTTGATCAGGTGAGGAGGATATCAACTATTTTTTTTGCGAGAGGGTTGGTTACGGCATAGAAGACCTCGACGCCGTCCCGTTTCCCCTCGATGATTCCCTTGTTCTTCAGCAGCGCAAGATGCTGGGAAACCGTTGCCTGTGGCAGGCCCAGGCATTCCCAGATATGCTTTACGTTGCATTCCTTGGAGCAGAGTCCAGCAACGATCTTCAGGCGGACCGGGTGCCCCAGTACCTTCAGGATGTCGGCCTCGGCATCAAAATTCATCTGTTTATCGAAATCCATGGGAGCTCTCCCTCCTGCTGCATCTAACCTGGACAATTGACATGTTTGTATAGTGTCTCTTTGTGCAAATGTCAATAAAAAGTCTTAACGAAAAAGATCGTTGCTGAAATGACAGGCTGCCCAGTGGCCGGGCTCCTTCTCGTCGAGCTGCGGCGTCTCGGCCCGGCAGATCTCGCGCGCGTAGCGGCAGCGGCTGCTGAAGGGGCATCCGGCGGGGATTGCCAGGGGGCTCGGAACGTCGCCGGCAAGGACGATCCGCTGTCGTTCTTTGTCGGCACCAACTCGGGGGATGGCCGATACCAGCGCCTCGGTGTAGGGGTGGAGGAAGGAGTCGAAGATGGCATCCCGCGTCCCGGCCTCAACGATCCTGCCCAGGTACATGATGGCGATCCGGTCGCTGATGTGCCGCACCACGGACAGGTCGTGGGCAATGAAGAGAAAGGCCAGCCCGTACATTTGTTTCAGGCTCATGAGAAGATTGATGATCTGGGCCTGGATGGAGAGGTCGAGGGCTGAGACCGGTTCATCGGCGATGACTACCTGCGGGCCGGCAGCCAGAGCCCTGGCAATGCCGATCCGCTGACGTTGGCCACCGGAAAACTCGTGCGGGAACCGTTGGGCGTGATCAGGGCTGAGCCCGACCTGCTGCATCAGGTCGGCGATCCGTTCCTGCAGGGCCTTGCCCCTTGCCAGGCCGTGGATCTGCAGTGGTTCGCCAATGGTCTCGCCGATCCGCATACGGGGGTTGAGGGACGAGAACGGGTCCTGGAACACGATCTGCACCCCTTTGCGAAAGGTGCGCCGATCCGCGGACGTCATGACAGAGAGGGGAGTGCCGCGATAGAGGACCTCGCCGCCGGAAGGGGGAGTGAGCCCCATAATCAGCTTGGCAAGGGTTGACTTGCCGCACCCCGATTCCCCGGCGATGCCCAGGGTTTCGCCGGCTTCCAGGCGGATACTGACGCCGGCGACAGCCGTCAGCACCTGGCGTGGTCCGAAGGAGGGGGTTGTGGTAAATCGCTTCGTGATTTCCCTGGTTTCCAGGAGTGGCATGGTCATGGAAATCTCCAGCACCTGACCAGGTGCCCCGGCTGCGGCTCGCGCAACGGCGGCGTTTCCGTGCGGCACTGCCAGTCGTGTGCCGGGCAGCGGTCACAGAAGCCGCAGCCGGCCAGATCGCCGCCCAGATCGGGGACCTGGCCGGCAATGGTTGCCAGCTCTGTTCCCGGAGGGGTGTTTTGCGGCAGCGCCCTGAGGAGCCCCTCGGTGTACGGGTGGAGCGGAGATGTAAAGAGTTCGCCCGTGGGTGCGGTTTCCACGATCTGCCCCGCATACATGATGGCTGTCCGCTGGGCGTTTTCGGCAACGACCCCCAGGTCGTGGGATATGAGGATCATGCCCATCCGGTGTGCGGAGCGAACCTCGTTGAGCAGGTCAAGGATCTGGGCCTGGATGGTGACGTCAAGAGCAGTGGTCGGTTCATCGGCAATGAGGAGCTCTGGACGACAGGCCAGGGCCATGGCGATCATGGCGCGTTGACGCATGCCTCCGGAGAGCTGGTGCGGGTACTCGCGGCAGCGCGATTCCGGAGCGGGGATGCCCACCTGGCGCAGGAGATTGATGCTTTCAGCAAGCGCATCCCGACGGGACAGGCCCCGATGGAGTTGCAACCCTTCGACAACCTGCGAACCGACGGTCAATACCGGATTCAGGGAGGTCATCGGCTCCTGAAAGATCATGGCGATCCTGGCCCCCCGGATACGCCGCATCTCCGCGTCGTCCAGCTGCAGCAGGTCGGTCCCGCCCAGCTTGATGGAGCCGCTGACAATTCTCCCCCCCGGGGGAACCAGGCGTAGCAGGGAGAGAGCCGTCATACTCTTGCCGCAGCCCGATTCGCCGACGATCGCCAGGGTTTCTCCTGCCTCGACGGTGAAGCTCACGTTGCGTACCGCCTTGACATGGCGGCCGGAGAGTTCGAAGTGGGTAGCAAGTCCTTGGACGTCGAGCAACGGGGTCACGGGGTAGTCCTGACGGTAGAATGATGCCGGCTGCAGGCATTGTCCGCATATATATCATGAGGGTGTGGGAGGTGCAAACGGTTTGCCGTCACGGAAAGTTTGACCGGCTATACGCTGCAGCAGCTGATACCGGCGGGGACAGTTTCGGCAGGCGTCTGCAGGGAATCTGCCGGCTCTTCCTCTGCCAGCGCCGAGATGAACTGTTCCACCAGCTCCGGATCGAACTGGGTTCCGGCATGATCGCGGAGCTCAGCGATGGCAATGGCAACCGGCAGGGCCTTGCGATAGGGACGGTCCGAGGTCATGGCATCGAAGGCGTCGGCGATGGCCAGGATGCGGGCCTCCAGCAAGAGCGATTCCGAGCCGTGGCACTGCGGGTAACCCTGTCCGTCGAAGCGCTCATGGTGCTGGCCGATGCAGATCCGGACATCCTGGAGAAACCCGATCGGTTCCAGGATTTTCATCCCGATGGCCGGATGTTCGCGCATCTGGATGATCTCATTGCTGGAGAGCCCCCCTTTTTTGTGGAGCAGGGTGAGGTCGATGCCGATCTTGCCGATATCGTGCAGGATCGCGGCCCGCTCGATGATGTTGAGGCGCTCGGGAGGGAGGTCGAGCTTTTTCGCCAGGAGCAGGCTGTAGTGGGTCACGCGTTCCGAGTGGCCGCGCGTGTAGCTGTCGCTGGCCTCGATGGCAGAAACAAGGGACTGGATGGTGCTGAGATAGGTTTTCTGCTGTTCGTCATAGAGCTTGGCGTTGTTAATGGCAATGCTCGCCTGCCCGGCTATGGTGGTCAGGAGTTCCAGGTCCTCGTTGGAAAAGGAGGTATTGTCCCAGCGGTTGATGACATTGATGGTGCCGATGACCTCTTCCTTGACCCGCAGCGGCACGCTGATCACAGTCTTCTTCTCGAAGCCGAGCGGGCTCTGGGCGATGAAGTGCGGATAATCGGCCATGTTGGAGATCAAAAGCGGTCTCCGGTGGGCAACCACCCATGACGAGACTTCGCAGGCATCTGCCGGCACGGTGAACTCTTCCATGGGGAGCTTCTGCTCACCCAGGAGGGTGGAAATGGAGATGGTTTGGGTCTCGGTGTCGTGGAGGGCAATGAAGCCGATCCGGGCCTGCAGCGTCTCCATGGTGGATCTGACCACCAGGTGAAAGAGGGGACCCAGCTCCATGGTCGATCCGATGGCAAGGCCCACCTTGTGGAGGGTGGAGAGCCTTGCCACGGCACGTTCCAGGGTCGAGTTCTTGTCTTCCAGTTCTCCGGCCAGATCCGCAATCTTGTAATTCGCCTCTTCGATCTCCTCGATCCGTTCCACCAATGAGCGGTTCAGCGCTTCGATCTCCCTGAGCTGCTGTTCCAGCTGCTCGTTCATGATCTGGGTTTCGTGGTGGTGCTCCAGCTTATCCTGCGCCCGCACCAGTTCCCCCTCGTTCTTCACCGCATTTTCCATGAGCAGGTGCAGCCGTTTTACCATACGGTTGTAGTGCCGCGACAGGAGGTTCATCTCTTTGCTGCTGGTAAAGGTCGGCGTATGGGCGAATTCACCCTGTTCCAGGCGCTGCATGGCGTTGATCAGGATGCTGACCGGTTTGTCCAGGTAGACTACCATCAGCAGCGAGATGGAGATTACCAGGAGCAGAATGATGATGGCAGTGGCTATGACGGTCTGCTTTCTGTTCTCCGAGACGATGCCGTGCACGTAATCCAGCGATGTCTCGATCTCCAGCAGGCCGAGGACCTTTTGGGACGATTCGTGACAACGAATGCAGGCCGGGGCATTGAGGATAGGGGAAATGCTGACGAAGACCCTGTTGTCCAGGAGGCTGGCTGATGACTGCACCCCTCGCCGGTAGGCGATCAGGGCATTGCTGAAGGCGGTGGTCCCGATTTCCGAATGGTTTGCCGAGTTGAGTACCTTGCCGGATTCGTCGATGATCCGGAGGGTCTTGATCATGTTCTTGGAGGTGATGTGGGAGAAGATCTTCCTGATCTCGTCCGAGTGGCCGGCAAGCATGGCATCGGTGATAGAGCCCTTGATGGTCTCGGTGAGCAGGGCGGTGTTCCGTTCAGCGATGCTGAAGATGATCTGGTTCTGATAATTGAGATTCAGCAGAGCTGAAATCGAAACGATCGTTGCGACGACAAGGGCGGCAATGCCGAGAATTTTGGTTTTGAGCGAAATCATGGGCTGTAGGGCAATCCTGTTTGTCAGCTGAGCGACGGGCCGGTGTCTCGAAAGCGCGGATAGATCGGGTTATTTGGCGCACCGGAATCGTGCAACGCATGGGAATCATGCGGTCATGAACGGCTGACCTCGGGCAATACTGCTGCAGACCTCTCTTCCGGCTCTCCCTGTCAGTGCCCGCAGGGGCCAGTCGGGGCTGCATGTGACACTCTTGACAATGTGAGCGCCACCCCCTATCATGACCGCCACAACATCTATAGCACATCTCGCGACATTTCTCATTAAGCAATTCGCCAGCCAATGTGTCAGGTCCCGCCGACGGCGAAAAAACATTGACTTTGCGTACGATTTTGTGATTTTATCTTAAAGTTTTGCAAAGGTTAGATGCGTGCGCCTTTTCCTGATTTTACTGCTCATGCTGCTCATTCCGGCAGTGACGACAGGGTCCTTCCCCTCGCAGCAGGAGATGATCCGGGTCGCGTTGCTCAAGGGGGGCGAAAGCGTCAGGATAGACGGTAACGGCATCCTGGCCACTGACGACGCCGGCGAGCCTCTCCGCCTCGGATTCCCCGTTGAGATCCGCAGGGGCAAGGGAGGAGTGGTGATCAACGGCCGGACGCTTCGGGGGCTCAAGATCTCCGCTCCGGTCTTTGTACAGGTGAACGGCAAGGGGTACCGCGGGGTTATCGAGGTTTCTTCTGCCGACAAAGGCCTGCTGGTCGTCAACGAGCTACCCCTGGAAGAGTACCTGGTCGGTCTGATCAACTGCGAGATATCGTCCCAGTGGCCGATGGAGGCGGTGAAGGCCCAGGCGGTCATTGCCCGTTCCTACGCGATCTTCCAGAAAGAGGCGCGCAAGAATGCCCCCTATCAGCTCGAATCGTCCGTTCTGGATCAGGTCTATGAAGGGTGCGACATCGAGGACAGCCGGGCGGCCCGCGGTGTCAAGGAGACTGCCGGCGAGGTGTTGACCAGTAATGGCGCGGTGATCCAGGCCTTCTATCATTCGAACTGCGGCGGCCATACCGAGGCCGCGGAAAATGTCTGGGGGTACGGGCTCCCCTACCTCCAGGGGGTGAGCTGCAGCTACTGCCAGACCGCCAATCCGTATCGTTGGGAGCAGCGCATTTCACTCAAAAAGATCGAGACGCAACTGAAAGGTGCCGGCTATGCCGTTGCCGGACTTCGGGACATCCGTCCGGGCGTGCGCAACAAGAGCGGGCGGCTGAACGAGGTGATCCTGTCGACGGCGCGGGGGCGCGTTGCGGTTCCTGGCGCGGGATTCCGCAAGGCGCTCGGCTATAGCGTCATCAAGAGCACCAACTTCGAGGTGCGGGTCGTTGACGATGACGCCTTGATCAGCGGCACCGGATACGGCCACGGCGTCGGTCTCTGCCAGTGGGGCGCCAAGCAGCGCGCCGCAGACGGGTTCACCTACCGGGAGATCCTGTCGTACTATTATCCGGGCACCAGGCTTGTGAACATATACGGCGAGTGAGTCCATGCACCTTGCCGAGTTCGACTATAACCTGCCGCCTGAGCTGATAGCGCAGGTGCCGGCAGAGCGCCGCGACGCTGCCCGCCTGATGACGCTGCGCAGGGCGGATGGCCTGATCGGGGAGACCGTTTTTCAGGAAATCCCCGCCCTTTTCAGGCCGGGAGACCTCCTGGTGCTGAACGATACCCGGGTGATTCCTGCCCGGCTCTTGGGGCAGAAGGAGAGCGGCGGCAAGGTCGAGGCCTTTCTGGTGCGGCGCGTAACGGGAAGCGATGAGCATTGGCACTGTCTGGTCAAGTCCTCCAAGTCTCCCCGGCCCGGCACCCGCTTCCTGTTTCCTGGAGGGGTTTCCGCCCAGGTTGAAGGGCGGGGTGAGGGGGAGTGCTGGCTTCTTTCCTTCAGCCCGGTTGCCGGGTTCGGCGCCTGGCTCGAAACGTACGGCAGGGTTCCGCTGCCCCCCTATATCAAGCGCCAACCCGGTGCTGCCGACCGTGAGCGGTACCAGACGGTCTTTGCCGCGGCAGATGGTGCGGTTGCCGCACCGACGGCCGGGCTGCATTTCACCCCGGAGCTTCTGGCCGCCGTGAAATCCCGCGGTGTGACGGTTGCGCCGCTGACTCTCCATGTCGGGCTCGGCACCTTCATGCCGATCCGCAGCGAGGATCTCCAGGAGCACCGGATGCACCGGGAGCGGTACCTGATTCCCGAGGCAACAGCTGCCCTGATTCGGGAAACGCGCCGCAGCGGCGGCCGGGTGGTTGCGCTGGGCACCACGACGACACGGGCGCTGGAACAGGCTGCGACAGAGGATGGCGAGATCGTTGCCGGTGAGGGGGAGGCTGATATATTCATCCGTCCCGGCTATCGGTTCAGGGTGGTGGATGCCCTGATCACCAATTTCCACCTCCCCTGTTCAACCTTGCTGATGCTGGTTGCCGCCTTTGCCGGCAAGGATTTTCTCTTTAACGCGTATGCCGAAGCGGTTGAGCGGAGGTTCCGTTTTTACAGTTACGGCGATGCCATGATCATCTATTGAGGCCGTGACAGGCAATGGGCGGTGCAGGGGATGAGACTGCGCCGGATGTCACGCATTGCGAGTCAACGAATTTGTCTGCAATCGATTTCAAGTTGCTGAAACAGGACGGGAAGGCCCGGCTCGGTTCTTTGACAACCCCCCACGGGATCATCGACACGCCCATCTTCATGCCGGTCGGTACCCAGGCCACGGTCAAGGCGATGACCCCCGAGGAGCTGAAGCAGGTCGACGCCCGGATCATCCTGGCCAATACCTACCATCTCTACATCCGGCCCGGCCACGAGCTGATAGCCCGGATGGGAGGGCTGCACAAGTTCATGGGGTGGGACAGGCCGCTCTTAACCGACAGCGGTGGTTTCCAGGTCTTCAGCCTGAGCGAGCTGCGCAAGATTACGGAAGACGGGGTCAGGTTCCAGTCCCATCTGGACGGTTCCTATCACACCATCTCGCCGGAAGGGGCCATTGCCATTCAGGAGGCGCTCGGGGCCGACATCATCATGTGCTTCGACGAGTGCCCCCCGTATCCTGCCGAATATCAGTATGTCAGCACCTCCATGGAGCTCACCTCCCGCTGGGCAAAACGGTGCAAGGAGGCGAAAAAGCGGCAGGACCAGGCGCTGTTCGGAATCGTGCAGGGGGGGATGTACCCGGAGCTGCGGGCACAAAGTGCCGCCGACCTCAGGGAGATCGGATTTGACGGGTATGCCTTGGGGGGGCTGTCGGTCGGCGAGGCGCCGAATCTGCGCTATGAACTGATGGAATGCTGTTCCGGCCTGCTGCCGACGGAACAGCCGCGCTACGTGATGGGTATCGGCACCCCGGAGGACCTGGTCGAAGGGGTCTACTCGGGTTATGACATGTTCGACTGCGTCATGCCGACCCGCAATGCCAGAAACGGCATGCTCTTTACCAGTTCGGGCCGGATCAACATCAAGGGTGCCGCCTATACCGAGGATAGCGGGCCCATTGATCCCGAATGCAGCTGTTATGTCTGCCGGAATTACAGTCGCGCCTATCTCCGCCATCTCTTCCGCTCCGGGGAGATCCTGGCGGCGCGACTCAATACCTGGCATAACCTGCACTACTATCTGGCGCTGATGACTGACATGCGTGCGGCCATAGCAGCCGATCGTTTCGAGGATTTCCGGCGGGAGTTTTACGCCAAGAGGCAATAAACCGGGAACAGGGGGCGGAGACAGGGGGCGGCACGGAGTCGTGCTGTCTCCTGTCCCCGGTTCCTGCTCCTTCATCCCTGATTACTTGGAGGTTACACTATGTTGGGTTTGGCTTTTGCAATGGGACAACCGCCCGGTGGCGCTTCGGCTGGGGGGGCGCAGAGCGCTTTGATGAACATGATTCCCCTTATCTTCATGTTCGCCATTTTCTACTTTCTCCTGATCCGGCCGCAGCAGAAAAAGGCAAAAGAGCATCGTGCGCTGCTGGACTCCCTGAAAAAAGGGGATCTGGTCATCACGGCCTGCGGCATGCACGGCAAGGTGACGGCCATGGAGGAGACGGTGATCCAGTTGGAAATCGCAAACGGGGTGAATGTGAAGTTCAACAAGGGCCACATCGCCAGCGTTGTCAAAAAGGATTGATGCGAAGATGATCTGCCGGATGCACGCCCTGTGGTGAGCATCCGGCAGGTCATCCCGCATGACTGAAAGGAGCACCAAACGTATGTCAAAGGGCTTCGGCTGGCGTGTCAGCCTGATCGTGCTGTTTCTGCTGCTGTCGTTTCTCTACATGGTCCCGACACTGGTCGGCACGCTGCCGTCATGGTGGAAGGGGTGGCTACCCGCTGACAAGATCCATCTCGGTCTTGACCTGCAGGGGGGGTCTCATCTGGTGATGGAGGTGGATACGGTGAAGGCGGTCGAAGGTTCACTCGACCTGATTGCCACCGATCTGGAGGATACCCTCACCGCTCAGAACCTTCGTTACAAGCGGATAGCCCGGGTGGCACCCGACAAGGTGCAGCTTACCCTGTACGACAAGGGTACTGCCGACACTGTCCAGGCCCAGGTGAAGAAGAAGTATCCGGAGATGGAACTGCTTCCCCCGTTTGACGAGGGTGGTTTTGTCAATATCCAGCTCCGGATGAACGAGAAGGTCGCCAAGGACCGCCAGGACAAGGCAGTGGCACAGGCGCTGGAGACCATCCGCAACCGGATTGACCAGTTCGGCGTTTCCGAGCCGGTAATTGCTCGCGAAGGCCTCAGCAACATCGTCGTGCAACTCCCCGGCATCAAGGACCCGAAGCGGGCCATCGAGCTGATCGGCAAGACCGCCCGGCTGGAGTTCAAGCTGGTGGACGAAAATATCAATGCTGCTGCGGCAACTCCCGGAACGGTCCCTGAGGATGAGGAGATCCTGGTGGAGAAGCGGGTCGACCAGACCACGGGTGCCGTCTCCGAGATTCCGCTGGTGGTGAAACGGAAGGCGATGATCACCGGTGATCTGCTCACCGATGCACAGGTGCGGATCGATTCCCAGTTCAACCAGCCGTATGTGGCCATCGAGTTCAATTCCACCGGAGCCAGGCTGTTCGACCAGGTCACGGCCGCCAACGTGGGCAAGCGGTTCGCCATTGTCCTCGACAACACGGTCTATTCTGCACCGGTTATCCGCGAGCGGATCTCCGGCGGCAGCGCCCAGATATCCGGTTCATTCACCGAAAAAGAGGCAGCCGACCTGGCCATTGTCCTGCGGGCCGGATCGCTCCCCGCACCGGTCAAGATCATCCAGAACGTGACGGTCGGCCCGTCCCTCGGACAGGATTCCATCAACAAAGGGCTCATGGCCGGTATGGTCGGTGTTCTTCTGGTGGTGATCTTCATGGCGATCTACTACAAGATGTCGGGCCTGGTGGCCAACATGGGGATGGTACTGAACATCATCTTCCTGATGGGAGCCCTGGCTGCGCTGGGCGCGACCCTGACCCTCCCCGGCATTGCCGCTATCGTCCTGCTCGTCGGTATGTCGGTCGACTCCAACGTACTGATCTTCGAGCGTATCCGGGAGGAGCTGCGGCTGGGCAAGACACCGTCGGCCAGCATCGATGCCGGCTATGACAAGGCCTTCCTCACCATCATGGACTCGCACGTGACCACGCTCATCACCGCGGCAGTGCTGTTCCAGTTCGGCACCGGGCCGGTAAAGGGATTTGCCGTCTCCCTGAGCCTCGGTATCATCATCAACCTTTTCACCTCCCTGGTGGCCACCAAGGTGGTCTTCGACTTCGTCCTCACCCGTTTCAGGGTCAGGAAACTGAGCCTTTAACGGAGGAATGTCATGGAAATTATCGGAAAAACAAATATAGATTTCATCGGAAAACGGAACATCGCCTTCGTGATTTCGGGTATCATGGCCCTGGTGGGGATAGTCGCCA of the Geobacter sp. genome contains:
- a CDS encoding methyltransferase domain-containing protein, with translation MVSIELSPGRERRVLSGHPWIFSNEIANIRGERAPGAAAEIFAASGKFLGTGYYNPHSLIAARLLSRSRIDIDSVTFYLERLRQALALRRSLYPDMATFRLVHGEGDFLPGLVVDKYGDYLSLQLLSYGMDARRDLIVAALGELLSPAGIVARNDVAVRSLEGLDDRVEVLRGDIPDRIEIEEHGLTFQVSLLSGQKTGHFLDQKENHLLLKGIVAGKEVLDCFCYSGSWGVHAAAFGAAGVTCLDISERAIGLARENGARNNVAGRMEFQAVDVFERLRSLHGEGRLFDVIVLDPPAFVKSKKALKEAEKGYLTINRRAMELLRPGGFLITCSCSFHMGRELFTDLLRNAAIQARREFRLRSVHSQAPDHPVLLAVPETEYLKCCVLQAV
- a CDS encoding metalloregulator ArsR/SmtB family transcription factor — translated: MDFDKQMNFDAEADILKVLGHPVRLKIVAGLCSKECNVKHIWECLGLPQATVSQHLALLKNKGIIEGKRDGVEVFYAVTNPLAKKIVDILLT
- a CDS encoding ATP-binding cassette domain-containing protein, which translates into the protein MTMPLLETREITKRFTTTPSFGPRQVLTAVAGVSIRLEAGETLGIAGESGCGKSTLAKLIMGLTPPSGGEVLYRGTPLSVMTSADRRTFRKGVQIVFQDPFSSLNPRMRIGETIGEPLQIHGLARGKALQERIADLMQQVGLSPDHAQRFPHEFSGGQRQRIGIARALAAGPQVVIADEPVSALDLSIQAQIINLLMSLKQMYGLAFLFIAHDLSVVRHISDRIAIMYLGRIVEAGTRDAIFDSFLHPYTEALVSAIPRVGADKERQRIVLAGDVPSPLAIPAGCPFSSRCRYAREICRAETPQLDEKEPGHWAACHFSNDLFR
- a CDS encoding ATP-binding cassette domain-containing protein, whose product is MTPLLDVQGLATHFELSGRHVKAVRNVSFTVEAGETLAIVGESGCGKSMTALSLLRLVPPGGRIVSGSIKLGGTDLLQLDDAEMRRIRGARIAMIFQEPMTSLNPVLTVGSQVVEGLQLHRGLSRRDALAESINLLRQVGIPAPESRCREYPHQLSGGMRQRAMIAMALACRPELLIADEPTTALDVTIQAQILDLLNEVRSAHRMGMILISHDLGVVAENAQRTAIMYAGQIVETAPTGELFTSPLHPYTEGLLRALPQNTPPGTELATIAGQVPDLGGDLAGCGFCDRCPAHDWQCRTETPPLREPQPGHLVRCWRFP
- a CDS encoding GAF domain-containing protein, with amino-acid sequence MISLKTKILGIAALVVATIVSISALLNLNYQNQIIFSIAERNTALLTETIKGSITDAMLAGHSDEIRKIFSHITSKNMIKTLRIIDESGKVLNSANHSEIGTTAFSNALIAYRRGVQSSASLLDNRVFVSISPILNAPACIRCHESSQKVLGLLEIETSLDYVHGIVSENRKQTVIATAIIILLLVISISLLMVVYLDKPVSILINAMQRLEQGEFAHTPTFTSSKEMNLLSRHYNRMVKRLHLLMENAVKNEGELVRAQDKLEHHHETQIMNEQLEQQLREIEALNRSLVERIEEIEEANYKIADLAGELEDKNSTLERAVARLSTLHKVGLAIGSTMELGPLFHLVVRSTMETLQARIGFIALHDTETQTISISTLLGEQKLPMEEFTVPADACEVSSWVVAHRRPLLISNMADYPHFIAQSPLGFEKKTVISVPLRVKEEVIGTINVINRWDNTSFSNEDLELLTTIAGQASIAINNAKLYDEQQKTYLSTIQSLVSAIEASDSYTRGHSERVTHYSLLLAKKLDLPPERLNIIERAAILHDIGKIGIDLTLLHKKGGLSSNEIIQMREHPAIGMKILEPIGFLQDVRICIGQHHERFDGQGYPQCHGSESLLLEARILAIADAFDAMTSDRPYRKALPVAIAIAELRDHAGTQFDPELVEQFISALAEEEPADSLQTPAETVPAGISCCSV
- a CDS encoding SpoIID/LytB domain-containing protein is translated as MLLIPAVTTGSFPSQQEMIRVALLKGGESVRIDGNGILATDDAGEPLRLGFPVEIRRGKGGVVINGRTLRGLKISAPVFVQVNGKGYRGVIEVSSADKGLLVVNELPLEEYLVGLINCEISSQWPMEAVKAQAVIARSYAIFQKEARKNAPYQLESSVLDQVYEGCDIEDSRAARGVKETAGEVLTSNGAVIQAFYHSNCGGHTEAAENVWGYGLPYLQGVSCSYCQTANPYRWEQRISLKKIETQLKGAGYAVAGLRDIRPGVRNKSGRLNEVILSTARGRVAVPGAGFRKALGYSVIKSTNFEVRVVDDDALISGTGYGHGVGLCQWGAKQRAADGFTYREILSYYYPGTRLVNIYGE
- the queA gene encoding tRNA preQ1(34) S-adenosylmethionine ribosyltransferase-isomerase QueA, encoding MHLAEFDYNLPPELIAQVPAERRDAARLMTLRRADGLIGETVFQEIPALFRPGDLLVLNDTRVIPARLLGQKESGGKVEAFLVRRVTGSDEHWHCLVKSSKSPRPGTRFLFPGGVSAQVEGRGEGECWLLSFSPVAGFGAWLETYGRVPLPPYIKRQPGAADRERYQTVFAAADGAVAAPTAGLHFTPELLAAVKSRGVTVAPLTLHVGLGTFMPIRSEDLQEHRMHRERYLIPEATAALIRETRRSGGRVVALGTTTTRALEQAATEDGEIVAGEGEADIFIRPGYRFRVVDALITNFHLPCSTLLMLVAAFAGKDFLFNAYAEAVERRFRFYSYGDAMIIY
- the tgt gene encoding tRNA guanosine(34) transglycosylase Tgt, whose protein sequence is MSAIDFKLLKQDGKARLGSLTTPHGIIDTPIFMPVGTQATVKAMTPEELKQVDARIILANTYHLYIRPGHELIARMGGLHKFMGWDRPLLTDSGGFQVFSLSELRKITEDGVRFQSHLDGSYHTISPEGAIAIQEALGADIIMCFDECPPYPAEYQYVSTSMELTSRWAKRCKEAKKRQDQALFGIVQGGMYPELRAQSAADLREIGFDGYALGGLSVGEAPNLRYELMECCSGLLPTEQPRYVMGIGTPEDLVEGVYSGYDMFDCVMPTRNARNGMLFTSSGRINIKGAAYTEDSGPIDPECSCYVCRNYSRAYLRHLFRSGEILAARLNTWHNLHYYLALMTDMRAAIAADRFEDFRREFYAKRQ
- the yajC gene encoding preprotein translocase subunit YajC codes for the protein MLGLAFAMGQPPGGASAGGAQSALMNMIPLIFMFAIFYFLLIRPQQKKAKEHRALLDSLKKGDLVITACGMHGKVTAMEETVIQLEIANGVNVKFNKGHIASVVKKD
- the secD gene encoding protein translocase subunit SecD; amino-acid sequence: MSKGFGWRVSLIVLFLLLSFLYMVPTLVGTLPSWWKGWLPADKIHLGLDLQGGSHLVMEVDTVKAVEGSLDLIATDLEDTLTAQNLRYKRIARVAPDKVQLTLYDKGTADTVQAQVKKKYPEMELLPPFDEGGFVNIQLRMNEKVAKDRQDKAVAQALETIRNRIDQFGVSEPVIAREGLSNIVVQLPGIKDPKRAIELIGKTARLEFKLVDENINAAAATPGTVPEDEEILVEKRVDQTTGAVSEIPLVVKRKAMITGDLLTDAQVRIDSQFNQPYVAIEFNSTGARLFDQVTAANVGKRFAIVLDNTVYSAPVIRERISGGSAQISGSFTEKEAADLAIVLRAGSLPAPVKIIQNVTVGPSLGQDSINKGLMAGMVGVLLVVIFMAIYYKMSGLVANMGMVLNIIFLMGALAALGATLTLPGIAAIVLLVGMSVDSNVLIFERIREELRLGKTPSASIDAGYDKAFLTIMDSHVTTLITAAVLFQFGTGPVKGFAVSLSLGIIINLFTSLVATKVVFDFVLTRFRVRKLSL